A single window of Watersipora subatra chromosome 9, tzWatSuba1.1, whole genome shotgun sequence DNA harbors:
- the LOC137404569 gene encoding transmembrane protein 242-like produces MGDQATGEEDVRHQPFNKKAIFMITVGSVASVVSFGYTFLQSKKSEIKEITSQHTPQEVRKQMALLRNGTKMASKALAYSWMLSIGGVSLLSYAAWKLSGARNLNDFRQKAGDALPIIPKSEVQGRNDFHSLKDLADYLEEEDARAKHLPCNDAS; encoded by the exons ATGGGTGATCAAGCGACTGGAGAGGAAGATGTGCGACATCAACCTTTTAACAAAA AGGCCATATTCATGATCACTGTTGGGAGTGTAGCCAGTGTTGTCAGTTTTGGCTACACTTTTCTTCAATCGAAAAAGAGCGAAATTAAGGAGATAACATCGCAGCACACACCTCAG GAAGTGAGGAAGCAGATGGCTCTGTTGAGAAATGGAACCAAAATGGCATCTAAAGCCTTGGCATATAGTTGGATGTTGTCCATTGGTGGAGTCTCTCTTTTATCTTACGCTGCATGGAAACTAAGTGGTGCAAGGAAT CTCAATGACTTTCGTCAAAAGGCTGGCGATGCCCTTCCCATTATACCAAAGTCAGAGGTACAAGGCAGGAATGACTTTCATTCTCTTAAAGACTTGGCTGATTATCTCGAAGAAGAGGATGCAAGAGCGAAGCACCTTCCTTGCAATGATGCATCATAG